From a single Methanobrevibacter sp. genomic region:
- the trpD gene encoding anthranilate phosphoribosyltransferase, protein MIKEAILKVYQNQDLTYDEAYQTMDEIMSGEASEVQMSAYLTAMSMKGETIEEITASAEAMRAHCVKILDDREVLEIVGTGGDGSNTFNISTTSSIVISAAGVPVAKHGNRSASSKCGAADVLEALGVNIYIDPEKSIKCLDEINLCFLFAQNYHLSMKYVAGIRKELSIRTIFNILGPLTNPAGATMQVLGVYEKDLVEPLIDVLRNLGVTSALSVYGMDGMDEISASDKTFVSELKDGKTLSYEISPEYFGMEVASKEDLVGGDASENAEIILSILKGEKGPRRNAVLLNSAAGLYVAGKVESLRDGVDLAAEMIDSGKALEQLEKFIEFTNS, encoded by the coding sequence ATGATTAAAGAAGCAATTTTAAAAGTATATCAAAATCAAGATTTAACTTATGATGAAGCATATCAGACTATGGATGAAATCATGAGTGGTGAAGCAAGTGAAGTTCAAATGAGTGCTTACTTAACCGCCATGTCAATGAAAGGAGAAACAATTGAAGAAATTACTGCTTCTGCTGAAGCTATGAGGGCACATTGTGTAAAAATATTGGATGATAGGGAAGTTTTAGAAATTGTTGGAACTGGTGGTGATGGTTCAAACACATTTAACATATCTACTACTTCATCAATTGTAATCTCTGCAGCTGGAGTCCCTGTTGCAAAACATGGTAACAGATCAGCTTCAAGTAAATGTGGTGCAGCAGATGTTTTGGAAGCATTGGGTGTTAACATCTACATTGATCCTGAAAAAAGTATCAAATGCTTAGATGAAATCAATTTATGTTTCCTATTTGCTCAAAATTATCATTTATCAATGAAATATGTTGCTGGCATTAGAAAAGAACTTTCAATAAGGACAATATTCAATATTTTAGGTCCTCTAACAAATCCTGCTGGTGCTACTATGCAGGTATTGGGTGTTTATGAAAAAGACCTTGTTGAACCATTGATTGATGTTTTAAGGAATTTAGGTGTTACTTCAGCACTTTCCGTTTATGGGATGGATGGTATGGATGAAATCTCTGCTAGTGACAAGACCTTCGTATCAGAGCTCAAAGATGGTAAAACATTGTCTTATGAAATCTCACCAGAATACTTTGGCATGGAAGTAGCATCAAAAGAAGATCTTGTAGGTGGGGATGCTAGTGAAAATGCAGAAATCATATTATCTATCTTAAAAGGTGAAAAAGGACCAAGAAGAAATGCTGTTCTATTAAATTCTGCAGCTGGTTTGTATGTTGCAGGCAAAGTCGAGTCTTTAAGGGATGGTGTTGACCTTGCAGCTGAAATGATTGATTCTGGTAAAGCTTTAGAACAACTTGAAAAATTCATTGAATTTACAAATAGTTGA
- the trpC gene encoding indole-3-glycerol phosphate synthase TrpC encodes MLDEIVEKTKERVEQAKKLVPLEDLKKEVSTMEINDEFSFKKALKEDGISIIAEVKKASPSKGLIAEDFDYVAIAKDYEQAGASAISVLTEPFFFMGSDDYLSEIAENVSIPLLRKDFVVDEYMIWEAKLLGASAILLIVSVLDVVQLKKYLDLAHKLGLSAIVETHDGDEIRKAMIVGAEIIGVNNRNLKDFTVDINNSINLRRCVSGDVVFISESGIKTKEDVTRLKENDVDAVLIGETLMKSDDKKSMIAELKNG; translated from the coding sequence ATGTTGGATGAAATTGTCGAAAAAACAAAAGAAAGAGTTGAACAGGCTAAAAAATTAGTTCCTTTAGAAGACCTTAAGAAAGAAGTTTCAACAATGGAAATTAATGATGAATTCTCATTTAAAAAGGCTTTAAAAGAAGATGGAATTTCTATTATTGCGGAAGTTAAAAAAGCATCTCCTTCTAAAGGTTTAATTGCTGAAGATTTTGACTATGTTGCTATTGCAAAGGATTATGAACAGGCAGGAGCATCTGCAATTTCAGTCTTAACTGAACCTTTCTTTTTCATGGGGTCTGATGATTATTTGAGTGAAATTGCTGAAAATGTTTCAATTCCTCTTTTGAGAAAGGATTTCGTCGTTGACGAATATATGATATGGGAAGCTAAACTATTGGGTGCATCAGCTATTTTATTAATTGTTTCTGTACTTGATGTTGTTCAATTAAAGAAATATTTGGATTTAGCGCATAAATTAGGGCTTTCAGCTATTGTTGAGACTCATGATGGTGATGAAATCAGAAAAGCAATGATTGTTGGGGCTGAAATCATTGGTGTCAACAATAGAAATTTAAAAGATTTCACTGTTGATATTAATAATAGTATCAATCTACGTAGATGTGTAAGTGGGGATGTCGTGTTTATTTCAGAAAGTGGTATTAAAACAAAAGAAGATGTCACTAGATTAAAAGAAAATGATGTTGATGCTGTTTTAATCGGTGAAACTTTAATGAAAAGTGATGATAAAAAGTCTATGATTGCGGAGTTAAAAAATGGTTAA
- a CDS encoding aminodeoxychorismate/anthranilate synthase component II produces MILLIDNYDSFSYNLFQLIGEVNEDIQVYRNDKITIEEIENLNPEAIILSPGPGKPEDAGICIDVVKAFHDKIPIVGVCLGHQAICTAFGGNVSHAKRLMHGKSSKISLDYDFLFKGLPNEITVGRYHSLSLKEYTLPDCLEIISKAKDDGEVMAVKHKDYNVYGLQFHPESILTPDGLTIMENFMEKVERGIL; encoded by the coding sequence ATGATTCTTTTAATAGATAATTACGATAGTTTTTCATATAACTTATTCCAATTGATTGGGGAGGTTAATGAAGATATTCAAGTTTACAGAAATGACAAAATAACCATTGAAGAAATAGAAAATTTAAATCCTGAAGCAATTATCTTATCTCCAGGTCCTGGAAAACCTGAAGACGCAGGAATTTGCATTGATGTAGTTAAAGCATTTCATGATAAAATACCAATCGTAGGTGTTTGTTTAGGTCATCAAGCAATATGTACTGCATTTGGTGGCAATGTTTCACATGCTAAAAGATTGATGCATGGTAAATCATCAAAGATTTCTTTGGATTATGATTTTTTATTCAAAGGATTACCTAATGAAATCACAGTCGGAAGATACCATTCCTTAAGTTTGAAGGAATATACTCTTCCAGATTGTTTGGAAATTATTTCAAAAGCTAAAGATGATGGCGAAGTCATGGCAGTCAAACATAAGGATTACAATGTTTATGGACTTCAGTTCCATCCAGAATCAATATTAACTCCAGATGGTTTAACAATTATGGAAAATTTTATGGAAAAAGTTGAAAGAGGGATATTATGA
- a CDS encoding phosphoribosylanthranilate isomerase produces MVKVKICGLKRLEDIELVNKYNPDYIGFVFADSKRKVSHDLASKMKDELNSGIVSVGVFVNASQDEILDLYDDGIIEIAQLHGSESEEYIKDLKEKTNNRLKIINAIEMSNDVDLLTYDRSQADYLLLDSGKGSGKTFDWRLIRNDLKKDFFLAGGLNSENVKEAISEFNPYAIDLSSSLETDGFKDENKIKELVEVIN; encoded by the coding sequence ATGGTTAAAGTTAAAATCTGTGGGCTTAAAAGATTAGAAGATATTGAATTGGTAAACAAATATAATCCTGATTACATAGGTTTTGTATTTGCTGATTCAAAAAGGAAGGTTTCACATGATTTGGCTTCTAAAATGAAAGATGAGTTAAATTCAGGAATTGTTTCTGTCGGTGTTTTTGTAAATGCATCTCAAGATGAAATATTGGATTTATATGATGATGGGATAATTGAAATTGCACAGCTTCATGGTAGTGAAAGTGAAGAGTATATAAAAGATTTAAAAGAAAAAACAAATAATAGGTTAAAAATTATTAATGCTATAGAAATGTCAAATGATGTTGACCTGTTAACATATGATCGATCACAAGCGGATTATCTGTTGCTTGATAGTGGCAAAGGGAGTGGAAAAACCTTTGACTGGCGGTTGATTAGAAATGATTTAAAAAAGGACTTTTTCTTGGCTGGTGGATTAAATAGTGAGAATGTAAAAGAAGCTATTTCTGAATTTAATCCATATGCTATTGATTTAAGTTCTAGCCTTGAAACTGATGGATTTAAAGATGAAAATAAGATTAAAGAACTTGTGGAGGTTATAAATTGA